From one Lotus japonicus ecotype B-129 chromosome 3, LjGifu_v1.2 genomic stretch:
- the LOC130746636 gene encoding cytochrome P450 704C1-like, with translation MQFMDFLSNLSHFAVLSAALTVLVVTVLFQKWNKRHRKKYHPVAGTVLNQMLNFNRLHHYMTDLARKYRTYRLLNPFRNEIYTAEPRNVEYILKTNFENYGKGLYNYENLKDLLGDGIFTVDGEKWREQRKISSHEFSTKMLRDFSTFIFRKNAAKVADIVSEAATSNNKLEIQDLLMKSTLDSIFQVAFGTELDSMCGSNEEGKKFAHAFDTASALTLYRYVDVFWKIKKFLNIGSEATLRKNTEILTAFVFKLINTRVQQMQTSKDDSASIRGDILSRFLEVKEYDSTYLRDIILNFVIAGKDTTAATLAWFMYMLCKYPSVQEKAAEEVREAINTKTISSCTEFVSSVTDEALEKMNYLHAAITETLRLHPAVPVDAKICFSDDTLPDGFSVNKGDMVSYQPYAMGRMKFIWGDDAEEFRPERWLDENGIFQPQSPFKFTTFQAGPRICLGKEFAYRQMKIFSAVLLGCFRFKLNDEKANVTYKTMINLHIDGGLEVKAFHRDRN, from the exons ATGCAATTCATGGATTTTCTTTCAAATCTTTCCCACTTTGCAGTTCTGTCTGCAGCTTTAACTGTTTTGGTGGTTACAGTTCTGTTCCAAAAATGGAACAAAAGACACAGAAAGAAGTACCACCCTGTTGCTGGAACTGTATTGAATCAGATGCTCAATTTCAACAGGTTGCATCATTACATGACTGATCTTGCACGGAAGTACAGGACATACAGGTTGCTCAACCCTTTCAGGAATGAGATTTATACAGCAGAACCTAGAAATGTTGAGTATATACTCAaaaccaattttgaaaattatggAAAG GGGTTGTACAACTATGAAAATTTGAAGGATTTACTAGGTGATGGCATTTTCACTGTTGATGGTGAGAAATGGCGTGAACAAAGGAAGATATCAAGTCATGAATTCTCTACAAAGATGTTAAGGGACTTCAGCACTTTTATATTCAGAAAGAATGCAGCAAAAGTTGCAGACATAGTGTCTGAAGCTGCAACTTCTAATAATAAGTTGGAAATCCAA GACCTTTTAATGAAATCAACTCTGGATTCAATTTTCCAAGTTGCATTTGGAACTGAACTTGACAGCATGTGTGGATCTAATGAAGAAGGGAAGAAATTTGCCCATGCTTTTGATACTGCTAGTGCATTGACCCTATATCGATATGTTGATGTCTTCTGGAAGATAAAGAAATTTCTGAATATTGGATCAGAGGCTACATTAAGAAAGAACACTGAAATCTTAACTGCATTTGTCTTTAAGCTAATAAACACTAGAGTTCAGCAAATGCAGACTTCAAAAGATGATTCTGCT AGCATTCGAGGAGACATTCTCTCAAGGTTTCTGGAAGTGAAGGAGTATGATTCGACATACTTAAGAGATATAATTCTGAACTTCGTTATTGCTGGGAAAGACACAACAGCTGCCACACTTGCTTGGTTCATGTACATGCTCTGCAAATACCCTTCAGTACAAGAAAAAGCTGCAGAAGAAGTGAGAGAAGCAATAAACACAAAAACAATCAGTAGCTGCACTGAGTTTGTGTCTAGTGTAACAGATGAAGCTCTCGAAAAGATGAATTATCTCCACGCAGCAATTACAGAAACTCTCAGACTCCATCCTGCAGTTCCCGTG GATGCAAAGATTTGTTTTTCTGATGATACATTACCAGATGGGTTTAGTGTAAATAAAGGAGATATGGTATCTTATCAACCTTATGCAATGGGTCGGATGAAATTCATATGGGGTGATGATGCAGAGGAATTTAGACCAGAAAGATGGCTTGATGAGAATGGCATTTTTCAGCCACAGAGCCCCTTCAAGTTTACAACTTTTCAG GCAGGTCCTCGGATTTGTCTTGGAAAAGAGTTTGCTTATAGACAGATGAAGATATTCTCAGCAGTTCTGTTAGGCTGTTTCCGCTTCAAATTGAATGAT
- the LOC130746637 gene encoding 2-methylene-furan-3-one reductase-like produces the protein MNTQKAWFYEEYGPKEVLKLGSLPIPTPQNKQLLVQVHAAALNPIDFKRRLRPIFPSDFPVVPGCDMAGVVIGKGADVAKFDIGDEVYGNIQDFNAEEKPKQLGTLAQFIVVEESLVARKPKCLSFEEAASLPLAVQTAIEGFTTASYKKDQTIFVVGGAGGVGNLVIQLAKHLYGAPYVVATTSTPKVEFVKQLGADKVVDYTKIKYEDIEEKFDFLYDTVGDCQKSVVVAKDDAAIVDITWPPSHPRAVYSSLTVSGESLEKLEPYLERGELKAVIDPTGPYHFDNVIEAFRYLETGRAWGKVVISCFPLGDPHHSPILSGAKTNIGENGNGFSEDVCLK, from the exons atGAACACACAGAAAGCTTGGTTCTATGAGGAGTATGGTCCTAAGGAAGTCCTTAAGCTGGGGAGTTTACCAATTCCCACTCCTCAGAATAAGCAACTACTTGTCCAAGTTCATGCTGCTGCATTAAATCCAATTGATTTCAAGAGGCGTCTACGTCCTATCTTTCCTTCTGATTTCCCT GTGGTTCCGGGCTGCGACATGGCTGGTGTCGTGATAGGAAAAGGTGCTGATGTTGCTAAATTTGATATAGGCGATGAGGTCTATGGCAACATCCAAGATTTCAATGCTGAGGAAAAACCAAAGCAGCTTGGAACTTTGGCACAATTCATTGTGGTGGAAGAGAGCTTGGTTGCAAGAAAACCAAaatgtctttcttttgaggaggCTGCAAGCTTGCCTTTGGCAGTTCAGACAGCAATAGAAGGCTTCACCACTGCAAGTTATAAGAAGGACCAGACAATTTTTGTAGTTGGTGGAGCAGGAGGGGTAGGGAATTTGGTTATTCAGCTTGCCAAACATTTGTATGGAGCTCCTTATGTGGTGGCCACAACTAGTACCCCAAAAGTGGAATTTGTCAAGCAGTTAGGTGCTGATAAAGTGGTGGACTACACAAAGATTAAATATGAAGACATTGAGGAGaagtttgattttctttatgacACAGTTG GGGATTGCCAGAAATCTGTTGTGGTAGCAAAGGATGATGCAGCAATAGTTGACATAACATGGCCTCCATCACATCCCAGAGCAGTTTACTCAAGTTTGACAGTCTCTGGGGAAAGCTTGGAAAAGCTTGAGCCATATTTGGAAAGAGGGGAGCTCAAAGCTGTGATTGATCCCACAGGTCCATATCATTTTGACAATGTGATAGAGGCATTTAGATATCTAGAAACTGGAAGAGCTTGGGGAAAAGTTGTTATCTCATGCTTCCCTTTGGGGGATCCTCATCACTCTCCCATTTTATCTGGGGCCAAGACCAATATAGGAGAGAATGGCAATGGCTTCTCAGAAGATGTTTGCCTGAAGTAG